TttgacattttattaatatgttaatataaaaaaaatttgggagTATTAAAAAATATCACAAAAATTATTCACCTCTCTCCTTTTATTAATAGGATTATTCGTTAGGTATTAATACATacataattttgatttttaatttttattattataataataagtaaGCACATTGCTGACAAGTACCAGCGACTTTCATGAATAAGGATTAAAAATCATGCAAGTTAGAAAAAGAGATTCGAAATTACCATTATTGACTTATGTCCAAATTGTACAAAATTTTCctcaataatcataaaaaaaattacatttatcTGTAATATTAAAGGTTTAAATATTTCCACGATTAGTGTGTCTGTGACTTTAGGACAGCTTTTAATTACTGTCAGTTTACAAATCAGTCaacataattatatatattaggaTTGATGGAATTAAACAGGGGAATAATGATGTTTAATTATATTACTATTTAATATCGTTATAATTGGAATATATTGATAGAGTTGAAGATACGGTATGTATGTCTCTTGCATGTGctcaatattattatattaccaACCAAATCATAtcactaaatttaaatatatgttaCTTGAAAAATTCAGGAATTCCCATTATTCTTAAAATTAATTACCTTAATTCCATAcacaataaattaaacataatttgACTTTAAAATCTATGCCCACTACTTTTATTTGAGCGAAAAAAAAGAAGTAAGAATTgtaaatgattttgaaaatttcctagatgaaaaatatttgaatggatttcatgtgagaccgtcttacggatcataatctgtgagatgggtcaaccctacccatattcacaataaaaagtaatactcttagcataaaaagtaatattttttcatgggtgacccaaataagagatccgtctcacaaatacgactcgtgagaccgtctcacacaagtttttgccaaaatatTTACTCATTtccaatcatttttttttaaaaaaaaattacatacatatttgatttaattaaaaaaattgcaagTGCTAAAAAAGAACCTGTCCAAACAAAAAGACACTTTCTCTGTATGCATGGACGAGTTCATAAATTTGTCTCACTTTTTGCTCCAACAGTTATTCACACGTGGGGTAAGGGGGTCGCATTTTTTCGTCTGTGCTAATAAAGTAAGAATTTTTTTACTTATTTAATGTGTCATTAATTGTTTCTTtagaattattttatatttcttACGGATTTTCATTCTGAAACTTAACGAATGAAGGCTTAATTTCCTAATTGATTAAGACTATTTTTTCACGTTTAATGAGTCATTGTTTAGGGACAATAACAATTAATTGATATCATTATCAGTAATCGAGACAACCAACTACCATAGAAAAAGTAAGATGTGAAGGGGATGGATAGATCATCACAAGGCAAGCTAGCAACCTACGAACACGATAATTCGCGTgtacatatttttaaatttaattatttaaaaaatatttaagttaTTCATTATGATTAACAAATCatttagttatttttaaaatgtgtttcTGTGTGGCTTCCCTCGAACAAAAAAAAACATGCTAAACTTTTCAAGAACTGAGAAAATAACTTTTACATGACTGGCAATGTCAGTTTAATTGTCTTTTCAAGAACAAAGCACTTTTGGTCCCTTTTGTTTTTgacaaaatcatgaaacatgcctGTATACATGTAATGAATCCGGGCCCTATTTTAATTTTCGAGTAAATGAATAAATCTCCGTCTTGATAGTTAAATGTTCAACCTCGGTCAAATCGATTTTTTTATACAGTCTCTAACTAACTCAAAAAAATGTTTTTGTACACTATGAGCCCACATATTTTTCCCTGATGAAATTCGGTACAAATTTGATAGTATCAAacaaatatatgattttcagaacTAAGTGTTTTAAATATTCTAAcactaatatattatttttgagtACTCAAAcatgtataacagaatttgatattaatGACACGTTTTTTTCAGATGAAAATTCGATATAAAACCTTGAAAGTTttgtattaatatatgatattggaGTACTAAATGCTTTAGATATACTACTAATATATAGTTTTTTAATATCCTCATATGTACAACATATTTTGGTATTAATGACATATGTTTTTTCGAATGAAAATTGGTACAGAATATTAAATACGTATTAATAATATGTGATATTTCAGTTTAAATTATTTCAGATAAGgtactaatatatgatatttgaacaCATAAACAATTGTAAAAAATATTGACGTTAATATAGTtcgaattttcaaaattttatcttttgtatTAGATCTAAAACAATTTTTTcaacgatatatatatatatatatatatatatatatatatatatatatatatatatatatatatatatatatatatatatatatatattcggcCGACAAGGACTGAACACATAAAACTATATTGTTGAGGATTTAAAAGCAAGTTTCCCTTGATCTTCTTTATCCCTTAATTTTATGTTTCAAACATGATTTATAACTTCATGTTATtcgttatttattattatatctaaaaaatattcaaatttaattaattgaaccATTTAATATTACAAAAAAGATGGACTTGAGTTCTCTTGCGCAAGAGTTAATTTATACATTGTACATTTCCAATGAGAAATGACGTGAATTTACCAGTTTGAATAATCTCCAATTCTTAATTTGTTGTCAATAATAAAAAGATAATTTGTGATACCGAAAAGTTGTGTacgtaaataaaataaatgagaGGGAGTGGAAGGTTGACAGAGTTCAATTCATTCATGAACAGCAAATATATGAACTTCTTTCGCTGGATATGTAATCCCATATATTAATATTGTTTCTCTCCCCCACCCACTCACACACGTAAGCACGAACAATATGAGGatgatttaacaatttctcGGGATTACTTCGGATTTCACTCTCACATTTTGAATTTCATATTCCAACACCGTTTCCAGATCTTGGGCTTTTCTTGCTTTTCACAGAAAACCCATAAAGCTCCAATCTTTACCCTCCGCAAAAGATCCCCAGAAGGAGAAACCATCGTCATTCTAATGAAAATATGGAACATAAGCATGAGTTGATCTTAATCATAGGAGTACCATCACTAACTTTCTTCACGATTCTAGTTTTTGCAATCATTTGttcgaggaggaggaggaggagaagaagaagagaaagaaGTGGTACAAGAGATATAGAAGCTGCTTTTGAGTGTAAAGAAGTAGATGGGGTGGTGCATACAGAGGATTTGATCAAGTTTCAAGGTGGGAAAGATCTAATTGTACAAGAAATTCTTGATGCCCCTGGTGAGGTTATAGGAAAATCTAGCTATGGGACTCTGTACAGGGCTACTTTGGTCAATTCAAATACGCCAACATTGCTGCTCAGATTCTTGAGGCCTACTTGTACTTTGAGGATGAAAGAGGTTGTACCGATAGTAGAGTTTTTGGGGTCCGTTAGGCATCCAAATTTGGTACCTTTGAATGCATTTTATGCAGGGTCCAGAGGGGAGAAACTGATGGTTCATCCATTTTATGGTTCTGGAAATTTGGCTCAATTCATCAGAGGTAAAATTCTGGAAATTTAGCTCATTTTGTGTAAATTATTCTGCTTAATGCTTCTTGAAAATGGTGATGGATTGCGGATTAGATCGGGTTGTGCTtgattctgaaatatctgtGTTTGATATCCGAGTTTGTGAAATGTTATGAGTAAGgatcaaatttcttaaaaagagAAGCGAGATGTCATTGTGGTAGACGGGAGCGAAGGAAAGAGAGGCCCACTTCCATCCTAGAAATCCACTTTCTGGGGAAAACTCTTGCTCATAGGCTACTTTTATATTGCTTAAAAGTGGATTCTAGTGGTTTTAGTTTGAAGAAATGCAAATAATGTCACTATTCATTGACAGGATATTTAAACTAGAGAGCAACTCAGTATAGCTTGAGAGAGCAAAGATTTTTTTGAGGGGCTATTATCATGCTATTATCGGAATTTTCtgtatttgattttggtttaGTTTTTTTGTCATATTTTTTGTTAAAGCATATTTAGGCTGATCGACATGGTTCACCGTTACTCACTGATTCAAGGTTAATTCTTTCTAAATTGTCGAGTGAATCTCTTGTGTATATATGCCTGGTGTAAGCATTGAAAGATGCTATTTTCATCAACCATCCGATATCGGCATTTATAGCTATCGAATTCATTTTCAACTGATTTGAATCTAATCTGATGTTAGTTTGAGCTGTTGGAAAATTAATATGTAGAAAAAACTGCTGAGTAGTTCTGGTGGATGTTTATGCATGTCTATTTCTGCATATTTTTTACCCTAGCACGTGtttataatttttcaaaattcagGGTTCATTTTCAGTGTGATCTTTTGTCCATTTTTTCCTATTCTTGCTTCCCATATTTACAACGTTCTTGACTTTGGTGTGCTAATAACCGCCGGACACGTGCAGATAGTAACAGCGAGGCTCACAAATGGCCCATCATAGGCAGAATCGCTATGGGGATCGCTAGAGGAATTCATCATCTTCATACGTCTTCTGAAAGGCCCATTATCCATGGAAATCTCAAGTCAAAGAATATACTTTTGGATAGCCATTACAGACCATACATTTCGGATTTTGGCCTATACAATCTCTTGAATCCAACTGCTGCTCAGCAAATGCTTGAAGCTTCTGCATTTCAGGGGTATAAGGCCCCTGAGTTGATGAAAATGAAAGATGTCTGCGAAGATAGTGATATATACAGTTTTGGGGCCATACTTCTTGAGTTACTGACTGGAAAAGAATCGTTGGATGATAACCCTAACCCTGATCAAGACTTTTATTTGCCAAGTGCTATGAGAAGTGCCATTCTTGATGACCGTATCATGGAGTTGTATCATCCGGACTTTCTTCTTGGCCTAAGCAATGATCAAAGGGTAGCTGTCGAACATTCCATTCTTGGGTTTTCTCAACTCGCGATGGCTTGTTGTTCACCCTCGCGTCTCCTCCGACCGGACATAAAGGAAGTCCTCAACAAACTAGAAGATATCTTGCAGTAAGCACCCAGTATTGTTGGTTCTGTGCGTGAAACATTCGATTTGGTCATGGTTTGACTGATCTGATGGtcatggaaacaatcaactgagGTGCTGCTGAATGTTTTTAAAGGTAATACAGTTCAGATAATCTGTTCTACTTATTGTTCTTACATTTGTTTCATGTACATGGATGAACAGATATCTCGAAAATAAATTAAGAGTTATTTTAGTACTCATGCGTTCTTTCATCTATATACATGAAAAGTGAATGAAGTACAGTTGTACAATCAGATGACTAGAACATGATCAACGATAGTTCGAGCGGATTTGGATCGAGCTATAGCATGAAGACTCAGCAAACGCAAGTTTGTCACAGCATATATCAAGATAAAGATCCTTGTTACTAAAATAGTTCAGATTTGTACTGGTCTTCATGTCTTCGACATACAAATTTTAGTCTTAAGTTAGTTGGAGTCGTATATTTtgattagaattgatattttatttgatgAATTAGGGAAAAACAAAGTAATTCTTACGAatgtttgaaaatattagtGTCTTTGGTTCCATATATGAATATGATTTAGCACATACACCTATTTTCCCAGCAGACGCCGTAAAATCGTCACCACGATCCTCGAACTATTTCTTGATAGGATGTAGTATTTTGAGTGTGTCTGATAATTAATTGCATGAAGAATTCtttgtatgtttatttaattggaACATCATTTCAtggatattatttttttgttataaTCAGGAACTTTATTAAAGAATTATTTGCATGAATATTTCTTACTCAAATAAAAGACTAACAAAATAATTGTTTGTTACTGCATTAAATTCTTCCAAGATGTTCGCAACCATAGACACCACAATATGTTTACATGAATATCTTGAAAGCATTTAATACAATTGTCTCCTCACACATTTTTGAGTGTTGAAAAACGCGTTGAATTAAATTCTTTAAAGATGTTCGCACGAACATCAAAATTCATGAGATTTCAAACACATGCGAGCatcatattaaaattatatatataatatcttaaattaattttacTTTATTCCTATTTATAAAAGTATTTTTCCGCATATGTTGCATACTCATTCACAAaacgaaaaagaaaaaaaaaattgtcacCAAAAggatgataataacaaagtagAGACATTCAAACTTCTCTATGACATATCATGGAGCTACATTAGTTGTTCAACAAAAACTCATAGCTGAACGCTGCAATCCAAACTTTCAAAGACGACAAGGTAATACCAACACACAGCCAATCAAACATAATAACACGTCAATTATTGGCACAAATCCAACCTCATATACATACAAACATGGTAAAATAGGCAGACACTTTCTTAAAACTGTTGCATCTTACAGTGGTCTATCACTGCTTCATATACATATAAGAAAAATTGATGGTGGAATCCAAGACTTTAATCGGATTTACAAACATCAGAAATTCTGTGGGAAACTCATTGATTTCAAGTCAATGTTCTTCTTGACTTCCATTCTATAATTTCAGAAAGAATGGTGTAATTTGGAATGAGGATCTTGTGTGACAGCGGCAGATTGGT
This genomic interval from Primulina eburnea isolate SZY01 chromosome 16, ASM2296580v1, whole genome shotgun sequence contains the following:
- the LOC140817210 gene encoding putative kinase-like protein TMKL1 codes for the protein MEHKHELILIIGVPSLTFFTILVFAIICSRRRRRRRRRERSGTRDIEAAFECKEVDGVVHTEDLIKFQGGKDLIVQEILDAPGEVIGKSSYGTLYRATLVNSNTPTLLLRFLRPTCTLRMKEVVPIVEFLGSVRHPNLVPLNAFYAGSRGEKLMVHPFYGSGNLAQFIRDSNSEAHKWPIIGRIAMGIARGIHHLHTSSERPIIHGNLKSKNILLDSHYRPYISDFGLYNLLNPTAAQQMLEASAFQGYKAPELMKMKDVCEDSDIYSFGAILLELLTGKESLDDNPNPDQDFYLPSAMRSAILDDRIMELYHPDFLLGLSNDQRVAVEHSILGFSQLAMACCSPSRLLRPDIKEVLNKLEDILQ